From the genome of Delphinus delphis chromosome 8, mDelDel1.2, whole genome shotgun sequence, one region includes:
- the SF1 gene encoding splicing factor 1 isoform X7 — MATGANATPLDFPSKKRKRSRWNQDTMEQKTVIPGMPTVIPPGLTREQERAYIVQLQIEDLTRKLRTGDLGIPPNPEDRSPSPEPIYNSEGKRLNTREFRTRKKLEEERHNLITEMVALNPDFKPPADYKPPATRVSDKVMIPQDEYPEINFVGLLIGPRGNTLKNIEKECNAKIMIRGKGSVKEGKVGRKDGQMLPGEDEPLHALVTANTMENVKKAVEQIRNILKQGIETPEDQNDLRKMQLRELARLNGTLREDDNRILRPWQSSETRSITNTTVCTKCGGAGHIASDCKFQRPGDPQSAQDKARMDKEYLSLMAELGEAPVPASVGSTSGPATTPLASAPRPAAPASNPPPPSLMSTTQSRPPWMNSGPSESRPYHGMHGGGPGGPGGGPHSFPHPLPSLTGGHGGHPMQHNPNGPPPPWMQPPPPPMNQGPHPPGHHGPPPMVPGKYACGLWGLSPASRKRYDAATTYGHDAAAAAASQWAASTPSLWSSSPMAAAAAAASTAPSAQQQYGFQYPFAMAAKYDDYHHERWHRVHPAMATAAGGCRSFSRSPSDARQPHYGAPAPRGPAASAARGPSPSAASAAWFRRHDVCPAPSSSASHGPF, encoded by the exons ATGGCGACCGGAGCGAACGCCACGCCGCTGG ACTTTCCCAGTAAGAAGCGGAAGAGGAGCCGCTGGAACCAAGACACAATGGAACAGAAGACGGTGATTCCAGGAATGCCTACAGTTATCCCCCCTGGACTTACTCGGGAACAAGAAAGAGCTTATATAG TGCAACTGCAGATAGAAGACCTGACTCGTAAACTGCGCACAGGAGACCTGGGCATCCCCCCTAACCCTGAGGACAG GTCCCCTTCCCCTGAGCCCATCTACAATAGCGAGGGGAAGCGGCTTAACACTCGCGAGTTCCGCACCCGCAAAAAGCTTGAAGAGGAGCGGCATAACCTCATCACGGAAATGGTTGCCCTCAACCCTGATTTCAAGCCACCTGCAGATTACAA acCTCCAGCAACACGTGTGAGCGATAAAGTAATGATTCCACAAGATGAGTATCCAGAAATCAACTTTGTGGGGCTGCTGATTGGGCCCAG AGGGAACACCTTGAAGAACATAGAGAAGGAGTGTAATGCCAAGATCATGATCCGGGGGAAAGGCTCTGTGAAAGAAGGGAAAGTCGGGCGCAAAGATGGCCAGATGCTGCCAGGGGAAGATGAGCCGCTTCATGCCCTGGTTACTGCCAATACCATGGAGAATGTGAAGAAAGCAGTAGAACAG ATAAGAAACATTCTGAAGCAGGGTATCGAGACTCCTGAGGACCAGAACGATCTACGGAAGATGCAGCTTCGAGAGTTGGCTCGTTTGAATGGGACCCTTCGGGAAGATGATAACAG GATCTTAAGACCCTGGCAGAGCTCGGAGACCCGCAGCATTACCAATACCACAGTGTGTACCAAGTGTGGAGGGGCTGGCCACATTGCTTCCGATTGCAAATTCCAAAG GCCTGGTGACCCCCAGTCAGCTCAGGATAAAGCGCGGATGGATAAAGAATACTTGTCCCTCATGGCCGAACTGGGGGAGGCACCTGTGCCCGCATCTGTGGGCTCCACCTCTGGGCCTGCCACCACACCCCTGGCCAGTGCACCTCGGCCCGCTGCTCCCGCCAGCAATCCACCTCCACCG TCTCTCATGTCCACTACCCAGAGCCGCCCACCCTGGATGAATTCTGGCCCGTCAGAGAGTCGGCCCTACCATGGCATGCACGGAGGTGGCCCTGGTGGGCCCGGAGGTGGCCCGCACAGCTTCCCACACCCGTTACCCAGCCTGACGGGCGGGCACGGTGGACATCCCATGCAGCACAACCCGAATGGACCCCCTCCTCCTTGGATGCAGCCGCCGCCACCACCGATGAACCAGGGCCCCCACCCACCTGGGCACCATGGCCCTCCTCCAATGG TACCTGGGAAGTACGCCTGTGGGCTCTGGGGTCTATCGCCTGCATCAAGGAAAAG GTATGATGCCGCCACCACCTATGGGCATgatgccgccgccgccgccgcctcccagTGGGCagcctccaccccctccctctggTCCTCTTCCCccatggcagcagcagcagcagcagcctccaCCGCCCCCTCCGCCCAGCAGCAGTATGGCTTCCAGTACCCCTTTGCCATGGCAGCAAA ATACGACGACTACCACCACGAGCGCTGGCACAGGGTCCATCCCGCCATGGCAACAGCAGCAGGCGGCTGCCGCAGCTTCTCCAGGAGCCCCTCAGATGCAAGGCAACCCCACTATggtgcccctgcccccaggggtCCAGCCGCCTCTGCCGCCCggggcccctccccctccgccgCCTCCGCCGCCTGGTTCCGCCGGCATGATGtatgccccgccccctcctcctccgcctcccatGGACCCTTCTAA
- the SF1 gene encoding splicing factor 1 isoform X6, with product MATGANATPLDFPSKKRKRSRWNQDTMEQKTVIPGMPTVIPPGLTREQERAYIVQLQIEDLTRKLRTGDLGIPPNPEDRSPSPEPIYNSEGKRLNTREFRTRKKLEEERHNLITEMVALNPDFKPPADYKPPATRVSDKVMIPQDEYPEINFVGLLIGPRGNTLKNIEKECNAKIMIRGKGSVKEGKVGRKDGQMLPGEDEPLHALVTANTMENVKKAVEQIRNILKQGIETPEDQNDLRKMQLRELARLNGTLREDDNRILRPWQSSETRSITNTTVCTKCGGAGHIASDCKFQRPGDPQSAQDKARMDKEYLSLMAELGEAPVPASVGSTSGPATTPLASAPRPAAPASNPPPPSLMSTTQSRPPWMNSGPSESRPYHGMHGGGPGGPGGGPHSFPHPLPSLTGGHGGHPMQHNPNGPPPPWMQPPPPPMNQGPHPPGHHGPPPMGKSVPGKYACGLWGLSPASRKRYDAATTYGHDAAAAAASQWAASTPSLWSSSPMAAAAAAASTAPSAQQQYGFQYPFAMAAKYDDYHHERWHRVHPAMATAAGGCRSFSRSPSDARQPHYGAPAPRGPAASAARGPSPSAASAAWFRRHDVCPAPSSSASHGPF from the exons ATGGCGACCGGAGCGAACGCCACGCCGCTGG ACTTTCCCAGTAAGAAGCGGAAGAGGAGCCGCTGGAACCAAGACACAATGGAACAGAAGACGGTGATTCCAGGAATGCCTACAGTTATCCCCCCTGGACTTACTCGGGAACAAGAAAGAGCTTATATAG TGCAACTGCAGATAGAAGACCTGACTCGTAAACTGCGCACAGGAGACCTGGGCATCCCCCCTAACCCTGAGGACAG GTCCCCTTCCCCTGAGCCCATCTACAATAGCGAGGGGAAGCGGCTTAACACTCGCGAGTTCCGCACCCGCAAAAAGCTTGAAGAGGAGCGGCATAACCTCATCACGGAAATGGTTGCCCTCAACCCTGATTTCAAGCCACCTGCAGATTACAA acCTCCAGCAACACGTGTGAGCGATAAAGTAATGATTCCACAAGATGAGTATCCAGAAATCAACTTTGTGGGGCTGCTGATTGGGCCCAG AGGGAACACCTTGAAGAACATAGAGAAGGAGTGTAATGCCAAGATCATGATCCGGGGGAAAGGCTCTGTGAAAGAAGGGAAAGTCGGGCGCAAAGATGGCCAGATGCTGCCAGGGGAAGATGAGCCGCTTCATGCCCTGGTTACTGCCAATACCATGGAGAATGTGAAGAAAGCAGTAGAACAG ATAAGAAACATTCTGAAGCAGGGTATCGAGACTCCTGAGGACCAGAACGATCTACGGAAGATGCAGCTTCGAGAGTTGGCTCGTTTGAATGGGACCCTTCGGGAAGATGATAACAG GATCTTAAGACCCTGGCAGAGCTCGGAGACCCGCAGCATTACCAATACCACAGTGTGTACCAAGTGTGGAGGGGCTGGCCACATTGCTTCCGATTGCAAATTCCAAAG GCCTGGTGACCCCCAGTCAGCTCAGGATAAAGCGCGGATGGATAAAGAATACTTGTCCCTCATGGCCGAACTGGGGGAGGCACCTGTGCCCGCATCTGTGGGCTCCACCTCTGGGCCTGCCACCACACCCCTGGCCAGTGCACCTCGGCCCGCTGCTCCCGCCAGCAATCCACCTCCACCG TCTCTCATGTCCACTACCCAGAGCCGCCCACCCTGGATGAATTCTGGCCCGTCAGAGAGTCGGCCCTACCATGGCATGCACGGAGGTGGCCCTGGTGGGCCCGGAGGTGGCCCGCACAGCTTCCCACACCCGTTACCCAGCCTGACGGGCGGGCACGGTGGACATCCCATGCAGCACAACCCGAATGGACCCCCTCCTCCTTGGATGCAGCCGCCGCCACCACCGATGAACCAGGGCCCCCACCCACCTGGGCACCATGGCCCTCCTCCAATGGGTAA ATCAGTACCTGGGAAGTACGCCTGTGGGCTCTGGGGTCTATCGCCTGCATCAAGGAAAAG GTATGATGCCGCCACCACCTATGGGCATgatgccgccgccgccgccgcctcccagTGGGCagcctccaccccctccctctggTCCTCTTCCCccatggcagcagcagcagcagcagcctccaCCGCCCCCTCCGCCCAGCAGCAGTATGGCTTCCAGTACCCCTTTGCCATGGCAGCAAA ATACGACGACTACCACCACGAGCGCTGGCACAGGGTCCATCCCGCCATGGCAACAGCAGCAGGCGGCTGCCGCAGCTTCTCCAGGAGCCCCTCAGATGCAAGGCAACCCCACTATggtgcccctgcccccaggggtCCAGCCGCCTCTGCCGCCCggggcccctccccctccgccgCCTCCGCCGCCTGGTTCCGCCGGCATGATGtatgccccgccccctcctcctccgcctcccatGGACCCTTCTAA